In Natronoarchaeum philippinense, a single window of DNA contains:
- a CDS encoding HalOD1 output domain-containing protein, with product MTDTTDALTQTIVLELSAVTGTDPLDLPPLYDAVDLDALKTLVEGCDGAEVQFSAVDCDVTVRGPNDVTVTPAGDRATATAGADSDGESAVQPTFQD from the coding sequence ATGACTGACACTACAGACGCACTCACGCAGACGATCGTTCTGGAACTCTCCGCCGTCACCGGCACCGACCCGCTCGATCTTCCGCCATTGTACGACGCCGTCGACCTCGACGCCCTGAAGACGCTGGTCGAGGGCTGTGACGGCGCCGAGGTGCAGTTTTCGGCAGTCGACTGCGACGTGACGGTTCGCGGACCGAACGATGTGACCGTCACGCCCGCTGGCGATCGAGCCACAGCCACCGCCGGAGCGGATTCCGACGGTGAGAGTGCTGTCCAGCCGACGTTTCAAGATTGA
- a CDS encoding DUF5800 family protein, which translates to MTTLAFDEQGVDVVYEGTEFRLERALIEDAIQKDYFDVTDHEVLQIVAENPELGGEPRRIGDIVER; encoded by the coding sequence ATGACGACGCTCGCGTTCGACGAGCAGGGGGTCGATGTCGTGTACGAAGGCACCGAGTTCCGACTGGAGCGGGCGCTCATCGAGGACGCCATCCAGAAGGACTACTTCGACGTGACCGACCACGAGGTGCTCCAGATCGTCGCTGAGAACCCCGAACTCGGCGGTGAGCCTCGGCGAATCGGCGACATCGTCGAGCGGTAG
- a CDS encoding bacterio-opsin activator domain-containing protein: protein MTGDGTGRVTAEPDQHSVIFIGDDAAVVDALTTELPSASVRRVEEPDHALNGPLDGADCLICADQLDDVAGVNVVRAIRERRPDVPVVLYGTPDSSAEITAAFDAGATDYLQRAGEHSPPALARKVAALVTDGAGSTLSRSAASSRERELEESRRRYRTLIENFPNGAVALVDPQLRYVTFGGTPEGQTELTRTDLEGEPLREALPEEIAEVVVPRYEAALGGERSSVEATIDGESYQFHFVPVRDDDGEVFAAMGLSQNVTDRKIRESALEAHVQQQRALADLRRLALAETALDDLFAEATELVADVLDHEYAKVLEFDEGGDELLLRAGVGWRDGAVGSATVDARDNSQAGHTVLMGEPVVVEDLDTEARFAGPELLTDHDVSSGISVVVGPRDNPWGVFGTHTTDRRTYDDHEVEFVRHVTDLLATAIERERREEQIGALSDVTRLLMELESIEAVCDVVAESAPGDLGLPIAVVARYDEQAGKLRPAAATPLGEQLLERTDLFDVESGPAWEAFVNDEQRSDAPDRRIELPAEPVVLRERLALPLGRHGVLLVGVAGEGTMPDPQLGFVQTVAATIRAALDRAEREETLRDREAALQRKNEDLERLARVNEVVRGIEQVLVGASSRSEIETAVCDQLATVSPYELAWIGRHDGDGGLSRVAATGEVSYLADIDLSARDTEDREPSLAAAESGDVQVIDGVHAEPPLSRWRQSALRNGISSAVSVPIEYGRYRYGVLTVYGDRADLFDGRERETLADLCDTIAYAINAVESKRALVGDEVVELELELYDPDSFVFQFLADSGGQFDFENVFLQEGGGLRTLFSVSDATPDAVREYAARSPFVEDLRQITDDEPPLYECTLTEGGLIPRLLDHGARPQEITATGERARLVVELPATVDVRGFVEMLRAMFDVVELRARRERTLQTRSRREFQAELDAELTDRQREVLRTAYFGGFFETPRRRTGEEIGASLDISQPTFNTHLRAAQRKLFELLYGSADRETE from the coding sequence GTGACTGGCGACGGCACCGGGCGCGTCACCGCGGAGCCCGACCAACACTCTGTCATCTTTATCGGCGACGACGCTGCTGTCGTCGACGCCTTGACGACGGAACTTCCGTCGGCGTCGGTGCGCCGGGTCGAGGAGCCGGACCACGCTCTCAACGGTCCGCTTGACGGCGCCGATTGTCTGATCTGTGCCGACCAGCTTGACGATGTCGCAGGTGTCAACGTCGTCAGAGCGATCCGCGAGCGGCGCCCCGACGTTCCGGTCGTGCTGTACGGCACTCCAGATAGCTCGGCCGAGATCACCGCAGCGTTCGACGCCGGTGCGACGGACTATCTCCAGCGTGCCGGCGAGCACTCGCCCCCGGCGCTCGCCCGAAAGGTCGCCGCGCTCGTCACGGACGGCGCTGGATCCACACTGAGCCGATCCGCGGCGTCCAGCCGCGAGCGCGAACTGGAGGAGTCTCGCCGGCGCTACCGAACGCTGATCGAGAACTTCCCGAACGGCGCCGTCGCGCTCGTCGATCCCCAACTCCGGTACGTCACGTTCGGCGGGACGCCGGAGGGCCAAACTGAGCTGACCCGGACGGATCTCGAAGGCGAACCGCTCCGGGAGGCGCTTCCCGAGGAGATCGCCGAGGTCGTCGTCCCGCGCTACGAGGCCGCGCTCGGCGGCGAGCGCTCCAGCGTCGAGGCGACAATCGACGGCGAGAGCTACCAATTTCACTTCGTCCCGGTGCGCGACGACGACGGCGAGGTGTTCGCGGCGATGGGGCTGTCACAGAACGTCACCGACCGCAAGATCCGGGAGTCGGCGCTCGAAGCGCACGTCCAACAACAGCGTGCGCTCGCCGACCTCCGGCGGCTGGCACTCGCGGAGACTGCCCTCGACGACCTGTTCGCGGAAGCGACTGAACTGGTCGCCGACGTGCTCGACCACGAGTACGCGAAGGTGCTCGAATTCGACGAAGGCGGCGACGAACTCCTGTTGCGCGCCGGCGTCGGCTGGCGCGACGGCGCCGTCGGCTCGGCGACCGTCGACGCTCGCGACAACTCACAGGCCGGCCACACCGTCCTGATGGGCGAGCCGGTCGTCGTCGAGGACCTCGACACCGAGGCGCGCTTTGCCGGTCCCGAACTGCTGACCGACCACGACGTTTCGAGCGGGATCAGCGTCGTCGTCGGACCACGCGACAACCCGTGGGGCGTGTTCGGCACCCACACTACCGACCGCCGGACGTACGACGATCACGAGGTCGAGTTCGTCCGTCACGTCACCGACCTGCTGGCGACGGCGATCGAGCGCGAGCGCCGCGAAGAGCAGATCGGGGCGCTCAGCGATGTCACCCGGCTGCTCATGGAGCTCGAATCGATCGAGGCAGTCTGTGATGTCGTCGCCGAATCCGCCCCCGGCGACCTCGGACTGCCGATCGCTGTCGTCGCCCGCTACGACGAGCAGGCCGGCAAGCTACGACCCGCCGCTGCGACGCCACTTGGCGAGCAGCTTCTCGAACGGACCGATCTGTTCGATGTCGAATCGGGACCGGCGTGGGAGGCGTTCGTCAACGACGAGCAGCGTTCGGACGCCCCTGACCGGCGGATCGAACTGCCCGCAGAACCGGTCGTCCTTCGGGAGCGGCTCGCGCTGCCGCTTGGCAGACACGGCGTCTTGCTCGTCGGCGTCGCCGGCGAAGGGACGATGCCGGATCCGCAGCTGGGCTTCGTCCAGACGGTCGCCGCGACGATCCGGGCCGCGCTCGACCGCGCCGAGCGCGAGGAGACGCTCCGGGACCGAGAGGCGGCGCTGCAGCGCAAAAACGAGGATCTCGAACGGCTCGCGCGGGTCAACGAAGTCGTCCGAGGGATCGAGCAAGTGCTCGTCGGGGCGTCCAGCCGCTCCGAAATCGAGACCGCCGTCTGCGACCAACTCGCCACGGTCAGCCCCTACGAACTCGCGTGGATCGGCCGTCACGACGGCGACGGCGGCCTCTCGCGAGTCGCTGCAACCGGCGAGGTGAGCTATCTCGCCGACATCGATCTGTCCGCGCGTGACACCGAGGACCGCGAGCCGAGTCTCGCGGCCGCCGAGTCCGGAGACGTGCAGGTGATCGACGGCGTCCACGCCGAACCGCCGCTGTCCCGATGGCGCCAGTCCGCCCTGCGCAACGGGATCAGCTCCGCGGTCAGCGTGCCGATCGAGTACGGGCGCTATCGGTACGGCGTCCTCACGGTGTACGGCGACCGGGCGGACCTGTTCGACGGTCGAGAACGCGAAACGCTAGCGGACTTGTGTGACACGATCGCGTACGCGATCAACGCCGTCGAGAGCAAGCGCGCGCTCGTCGGCGACGAGGTGGTCGAGTTGGAACTGGAGCTGTACGATCCCGATTCGTTCGTGTTCCAGTTTCTGGCCGACAGCGGCGGTCAGTTCGACTTCGAAAACGTATTTCTGCAAGAGGGCGGCGGGTTGCGCACGCTGTTCTCGGTGAGCGATGCTACTCCGGACGCCGTTCGAGAGTACGCGGCACGGTCACCGTTTGTCGAAGACCTCCGACAGATCACCGACGACGAGCCGCCGTTGTACGAGTGTACGCTCACCGAGGGCGGGCTGATCCCGAGACTGCTCGACCACGGCGCCCGACCACAGGAGATCACGGCGACCGGCGAGCGCGCGCGCCTCGTCGTCGAACTACCGGCGACAGTCGATGTCCGGGGGTTCGTCGAGATGCTCCGTGCGATGTTCGACGTCGTCGAGTTGCGCGCGCGCCGCGAGCGCACGCTCCAAACCCGCTCGCGCCGCGAGTTTCAGGCCGAACTCGACGCCGAACTGACCGACCGCCAACGCGAGGTGCTCCGGACGGCGTACTTTGGCGGGTTCTTCGAGACGCCCCGCCGCCGCACCGGCGAGGAGATCGGCGCCTCGTTGGACATCTCGCAGCCGACGTTCAACACGCATCTCCGGGCCGCACAGCGCAAGCTGTTCGAGTTGCTCTACGGATCGGCTGACCGGGAAACCGAGTGA